Proteins found in one Leishmania major strain Friedlin complete genome, chromosome 35 genomic segment:
- a CDS encoding conserved hypothetical protein (previous protein_id=AAZ14256.1): MFLTYQFAPIWAMSISIVTFLVLRHNDPVDLNEYKEKAHGIPPVACCSAIAIPLIVLFVYNAALRMGPKPPCSSTRK, from the coding sequence ATGTTCCTCACTTATCAGTTTGCCCCCATCTGGGCTATGTCGATTTCCATCGTGACCTTCCTTGTCTTGCGTCACAACGACCCTGTAGACCTGAACGAGTACAAGGAGAAGGCGCACGGCATTCCACCGGTGGCTTGCTGCTCAGCGATTGCGATCCCTCTCATTGTTCTCTTTGTCTACAACGCGGCGTTGAGGATGGGACCGAAGccgccgtgcagcagcactagAAAGTAA
- a CDS encoding hypothetical protein (previous protein_id=AAZ14257.1), producing MKDETELNALLQGSTNTSDFNERLVVPHFAYTESGASCDKFAAAFKWLIQMNVSLPVIYLAARSDPITGESRTKAQCQVLIDAHPSIVYVETLAGGHLS from the coding sequence ATGAAGGATGAAACAGAGTtgaacgcgctgctgcaggggTCCACCAACACCAGCGACTTCAATGAGCGCTTGGTGGTGCCGCACTTCGCGTACACGGAGAGCGGTGCGAGCTGCGACAAGTTCGCGGCAGCTTTCAAATGGCTGATTCAGATGAACGTGTCCCTCCCCGTCATCTACCTGGCAGCGCGTAGCGACCCAATCACCGGTGAATCCCGCACCAAGGCGCAGTGCCAGGTCCTCATCGATGCACACCCCAGCATCGTGTATGTTGAGACGCTAGCGGGCGGCCACTTATCCTGA
- a CDS encoding conserved hypothetical protein (previous protein_id=AAZ14258.1) yields MRRLHQQLRRRVWTAGLIPNTRRLVTSAALGLGVSTASLPLPGRSSAPIASVAPLPTEVLRAAPAAPAAPKAAPAAPAAPKVAPAAPAAPAAPKAAPAAPAAPAAPKAEPAAPKAAPAAPAAPAAPKAAPAAPAAPKAAPAAPAAPAAPKPAPAAPAAPKPAPAAPAAPKAAPAAPAAPKVAPAAPAAPAAPKAAPAAPAAPAAPKAEPAAPKAAPAAPAAPAAPKAAPAAPAAPKAAPAAPAAPAAPKPAPAAPAAPKPAPAAPAAPKAAPAAPAAPAAPAAPKAAPAAPAAPAAPAAPAAPKAAPAAPAAPKAAPAAPAAPAAPAAPKAAPAAPAAPKAAPAAPAAPAAPKAAPAAPAAPAAPAAPKAAPAAPAAPKAAPAAPAAPAAPKAAPAAPAAPKAAPAAPAAPAAPKAAPAAPKAAPAAPAAPAAPKAAPAAPAAPKAAPVPPAAPAAPAAPAAPKAAPVPPAAPSVLSAPAVFWRVQSRKGSVAGGSYAAEQRMSSSGSSRPRTAVSHETGATHTVACTPSRKQLPHRTDAEGPAVSSAPPSPPPAPSLSAATPAPSISPSTSPAHATIAPPSISAVGEVDSEVEEGRLFEALRPSLSTRVEAAVRQGRANRPLKASCKAQQPQSEKREPHVLCGNTGLHTDSSELVEGAAAGDWGWAKREERLQPLPASISCSIDRHEIPAELGGDEGRSVAESITAGSTANDFSGGEASTSPKDSAPPSSAVAAELLEAATVERLPGEVWCGAETAGCERGATPPPRPPIADNSDVCLKVSASVTPELYAITVQLREPPSSPTACVQAVAGALDAVEVHCDAAVAARAAGRADSRVKAVPGITVTWCTLPHCPFFASLQNPAELPLSQRVSYVAAKEAVMKRFHHLVARFGTLVRFAAAASSGSVLDFGAEVFFACPERRLLSLRVAACDGGGKTAAPAESSSPPVATVSVGFPLSRVGIFPSTSTVASLQHLCGSFHTVKWVPVLHTYDVRSLADVGLLSIPDAAGDATDKSKTKRWSLRLEQLILEHVCRSPAQRRWAVEMLMWSRGFHDAAVRHKAVGAMSADIADGWYAYAMGALSRNPSSAEAGAACRDAENATGIQPLLTTPPCRGAAHAVQVHSRSLRCALPPLPHHRFLTFPHVQRSLWMNKIQTLAATAESAGAAVLFDCSDKAVMDTLDLVETHLTGTAAQRARLPYLNVVLIGDATTARPILQRLPCAAVISSASAFCETGHASVQQVRLYASPKWPTDLQQDTLLAALTYLKRRGAPHVVAAGAAPQRLLLALCQEAVLVARSLPDAMAVESAAKEQLGLCLGPFRLMDAYGTVAIASMAAAERTRTAAASDVATRAAVAPVHELESCMRSMAREGLLGARGVRGGFYDSVVATNEAVSAAPLLREAVLNAYVRHTTPAQVGDRLRAAVLNVACELLTRGEVQRVDDVDLLSMSALGWREETGGVLYQVDQLGADSLPRLVEQMTCLATTGIAPHLAPHPLLLRMVTDKVRFASLKASGLL; encoded by the coding sequence atgcgccgcctgcaccagcAACTCAGGCGCCGTGTTTGGACTGCGGGCTTGATTCCAAACACCCGTCGACTTGTGACCTCCGCAGCCCTAGGGTTAGGCGTGTCAACTGCATCACTACCGCTGCCAGGTCGCTCTTCTGCGCCTATAGCCTCCGTGGCACCTCTTCCTACTGAGGTGTTGAgggctgcacccgctgcacctgctgcaccgaaggctgcacccgctgcgcctgctgcaccgaaggttgcacccgctgcacccgctgcgcctgctgcaccgaaggctgcgcctgctgcacccgctgcacccgctgcaccgaaggctgaacctgctgcaccgaaggctgcacccgctgcgcccgctgcgcctgctgcaccgaaggctgcacccgctgcacctgctgcaccgaaggccgcgcctgctgcacccgctgcacccgctgcaccgaagcctgcacccgctgcacccgctgcaccgaagcctgcacccgctgcacctgctgcaccgaaggctgcacccgctgcgcctgctgcaccgaaggttgcacccgctgcacccgctgcgcctgctgcaccgaaggctgcgcctgctgcacccgctgcacccgctgcaccgaaggctgaacctgctgcaccgaaggctgcacccgctgcgcccgctgcgcctgctgcaccgaaggctgcacccgctgcacctgctgcaccgaaggccgcgcctgctgcacccgctgcacccgctgcaccgaagcctgcacccgctgcacccgctgcaccgaagcctgcacccgctgcacctgctgcaccgaaggctgcacccgctgcgcctgctgcacccgctgcacctgctgcaccgaaggctgcacccgctgcacctgctgcacctgctgcacctgctgcgcctgctgcaccgaaggctgcacccgctgcacctgctgcaccgaaggctgcacccgctgcgcctgctgcacccgctgcacccgctgcaccgaaggctgcacccgctgcacctgctgcaccgaaggccgcgcctgctgcacccgctgcacccgctgcaccgaaggctgcacccgctgcgcccgctgcgcctgctgcgcctgctgcaccgaaggctgcacccgctgcacctgctgcaccgaaggccgcgcctgctgcacctgctgcacctgctgcaccgaaggctgcacccgctgcacctgctgcaccgaaggccgcgcctgctgcacctgctgcgcctgctgcaccgaaggctgcacccgctgcaccgaaggctgcacccgctgcgcccgctgcgcctgctgcaccgaaggccgcgcctgctgcacctgctgcaccgaaggCTGCACCTGTTccacccgctgcgcctgctgcacccgctgcgcctgctgcaccgaaggCTGCACCTGTTCcacccgctgcgccttctGTACTCTCTGCTCCCGCTGTTTTCTGGAGGGTGCAGTCACGAAAGGGAAGTGTCGCGGGTGGAAGTTATGCTGCTGAACAGAGGATGTCTTCGAGCGGCAGTTCGCGCCCTCGAACCGCCGTATCTCATGAGACTGGTGCGACACACACGGTGGCATGCACACCGTCCCGGAAGCAGCTTCCTCACCGAACTGATGCCGAAGGTCCTGCTGTCTCTTCcgctcctccctcaccgccaccagcgccgtctcTATCAGCTGCAACTCCAGCACCATCGATTTCACCGTCTACGTCGCCGGCACACGCTACCATCGCGCCTCCCTCCATAAGTGCGGTGGGCGAGGTGGAcagcgaggtggaggaggggaggcttTTCGAGGCTCTTCGACCCTCGCTCTCAACACGCGTCGAGGCTGCCGTACGACAGGGTAGAGCAAACCGCCCTCTGAAGGCGTCCTGTAAAGCCCAGCAGCCCCAGTCAGAAAAACGGGAGCCACATGTTCTTTGTGGGAACACGGGGCTGCACACTGATTCGTCCGAGCTTGTCGaaggcgcggctgccgggGATTGGGGGTGGGCTAAGCGGGAAGAGCGGCTACAGCCACTTCCGGCGTCCATCTCCTGCAGCATCGATCGACATGAAATCCCAGCTGAACTGGGGGGTGATGAGGGCCGTAGTGTCGCGGAGAGCATCACCGCGGGGTCGACTGCTAATGACTTTTCTGGAGGTGAGGCCTCAACGTCGCCTAAAGActccgcaccgccgtcgtctgCAGTTGCAGCAGAGCTATTAGAGGCCGCCACAGTGGAGCGCTTGCCTGGCGAGGTGTGGTGCGGTGCAGAGACCGCAGGCTGTGAGAGGggcgccacgccgccaccgcgccctCCAATCGCGGACAACAGTGATGTGTGCCTTAAAGTGTCGGCTTCTGTCACACCTGAACTATACGCGATTACGGTGCAGCTGCGAGAGCCGCCGTCAAGCCCAACGGCCTGTGTGCAAGCTGTTGCAGGTGCATTGGACGCGGTGGAGGTGCACTGCGACGCAGCTGTGGCCGCCCGCGCCGCAGGCAGGGCCGACTCGAGAGTGAAGGCGGTGCCAGGCATCACCGTTACGTGGTGCACTTTGCCGCATTGCCCCTTCTTCGCATCGCTGCAGAACCCGGCGGAGCTGCCGTTGTCGCAGCGTGTCAGCTATGTGGCGGCCAAGGAGGCGGTGATGAAGCGCTTCCACCACCTTGTGGCACGATTCGGGACACTTGTGCGTtttgcggcagcggccagcaGCGGGTCAGTGCTCGACTTTGGCGCCGAGGTTTTTTTTGCGTGCCCGGAGCGGCGGCTGCTCTCTCTGCGAGTCGCGGCgtgtgacggcggcggcaagacggcagcaccggcggagtcgtcctcgccgcccgTTGCCACCGTCTCTGTGGGGTTCCCGCTGAGCCGCGTGGGTATTTTTCCTTCGACCTCTACGGTAGCCTCCCTGCAACATCTCTGCGGGTCATTCCACACGGTGAAGTGGGTGCCCGTGCTGCACACATACGACGTGAGAAGCCTGGCTGATGTTGGTTTGCTGAGTATCCCTGACGCCGCCGGTGACGCTACGGACAAGAGTAAGACGAAGCGGTGGTCGCTGCGGCTTGAGCAGCTCATTCTTGAGCACGTGTGCCGGTCACCTGCGCAGCGTCGGTGGGCCGTGGAGATGCTAATGTGGAGTCGTGGCTTTCACGACGCTGCGGTGCGTCACAAGGCAGTCGGCGCTATGTCCGCAGACATCGCAGACGGTTGGTACGCATACGCAATGGGGGCTCTTAGCCGGAATCCCTCATCCGCAGAAGCGGGTGCTGCATGCCGAGATGCTGAAAACGCCACCGGGATTCAGCCGCTTCTGACAACACCCCCCTGCAGAGGCGCCGCTCATGCTGTACAGGTGCACTCGAGGTCTCTGcgatgcgcgctgcctcctcTGCCACACCACCGCTTTCTCACCTTCCCGCACGTGCAGCGTTCGCTGTGGATGAATAAAATACAAACACTGGCTGCCACAGCAGAGTCCGCTGGAGCGGCCGTGCTGTTTGACTGCTCTGACAAGGCTGTGATGGACACGTTGGATTTGGTGGAGACGCACCTCActggcaccgctgcgcagcgagctCGCTTGCCCTATCTGAACGTCGTATTAATCGGCGACGCTACCACTGCGCGACCGATTCTTCAACGCCtgccttgcgctgctgtcaTCTCCTCCGCGTCTGCGTTTTGTGAAACGGGGCACGCCTccgtgcagcaggtgcgccTGTACGCTTCGCCGAAGTGGCCGACAGATCTTCAGCAAGACACGTTGTTGGCAGCCTTGACATACCTCAAGCGCCGCGGAGCACCTcacgtcgtcgccgccggcgcggcgccgcagcggcttcTGCTAGCACTGTGCCAGGAGGCGGTGTTGGTAGCGCGCTCGCTGCCTGATGCCATGGCTGTCGAATCCGCCGCCAAGGAGCAGCTGGGTCTGTGCTTGGGGCCCTTCCGACTTATGGATGCTTATGGCACCGTTGCCATCGCCTCCATGGCTGCCGCAGAGCggacgcgcaccgcggcggccaGCGATGTGGCGACTCGAGCCGCTGTAGCCCCCGTGCACGAGCTGGAAAGCTGCATGCGGTCCATGGCCCGTGAGGGGCTGCTAGGAGCGAGAGGTGTACGTGGAGGTTTCTACGATTCCGTTGTGGCAACTAACGAAGCAGTCTccgccgctccgctgcttcgcgaggcggtgctgaaCGCGTACGTCCGTCacacgacgccggcgcaggtAGGTGACCGGCTTCGCGCGGCCGTGCTGAACGTGGCCTGCGAGCTGCTAACCCGcggcgaggtgcagcgggtcGATGATGTCGACCTGCTTTCGATGAGTGCCCTCGGATGGCGGGAGGAGACGGGCGGGGTTCTTTATCAGGTGGACCAGCTGGGGGCAGACAGCTTGCCACGGTTGGTGGAGCAGATGACATGCTTGGCCACGACAGGCATTGCACCGCACCTCGCTCCTCACCCGTTACTCTTGCGCATGGTGACAGATAAGGTACGCTTCGCCAGCCTCAAGGCTAGCGGTCTGCTATGA
- a CDS encoding conserved hypothetical protein (previous protein_id=AAZ14259.1), with the protein MPATTMVADPLSQIVSQVIDDVSFSQTHTVSDDFRVYPKLSIDSVSTLQQEQRKRVEQTYGARAPSPDFLGSQLLAEYRGEAASLQLAKESGDPNFPTSISRMTGEQSKQFKKDMKQRIHEWEATVRDATGQTEVYPDQKASLRCIYELYRATKMKVLGVEPSPGPHGATAEASVAGSRDVSQSVAAHAAGASSASASAVGGARSESTRLSTSGAKDTTAGSTKALSGSAAAAGGEVRAASSGAAAPAMAGGGADWIKCIERVPLGTEDVSTMTEDALQTEKRRLKQVLHRFESDFEKYNGVRPGRHDRQGFTAEYHRYGELKNELTRRSQK; encoded by the coding sequence ATGCCCGCCACCACGATGGTCGCCGATCCACTCTCGCAGATCGTGTCGCAGGTGATCGACGACGTGAGTTTCTCCCAGACACATACAGTCAGCGATGACTTCAGGGTGTACCCGAAGTTGTCTATCGACAGCGTTAGCACGCtccagcaggagcagcgaaAGCGCGTGGAGCAGACGTatggcgcacgcgcaccatcCCCTGATTTTCTGGGATCTCAGCTGCTGGCAGAGTACCGTGGCGAGGCGGCTTCTTTGCAGCTCGCAAAAGAGTCCGGGGACCCCAACTTCCCTACCTCTATTTCACGCATGACGGGCGAGCAGAGCAAGCAGTTCAAGAAGGACATGAAACAGCGCATCCACGAGTGGGAGGCTACGGTGCGAGATGCAACAGGGCAGACAGAAGTTTACCCAGACCAAAAGGCGTCGTTGCGCTGCATCTATGAACTGTACCGCGCCACCAAGATGAAGGTGCTGGGGGTGGAGCCCTCTCCGGGCCCGCACGGAGCAACAGCGGAAGCGTCCGTTGCAGGCAGCCGGGATGTGTCGCAAAGCGTCGCTGCACATGCTGCGGGTGCATCGTCGGCGTCAGCTTCTGCCGTTGGTGGGGCCAGGTCGGAGAGCACTCGACTGAGCACCTCAGGTGCCAAGGACACTACCGCAGGCTCTACCAAAGCGCTGTCGGgctcagccgccgctgctggcggcgaggttcgcgcagcgtcgagtggcgccgcagcgcctgctatggctggcggcggcgctgactgGATTAAGTGCATCGAGCGGGTGCCGCTGGGCACGGAGGACGTGTCGACGATGACCGAGGACGCGTTGCAGACGGAGAAGCGCCGCTTGAagcaggtgctgcaccgcttcgAAAGCGACTTCGAGAAGTACAACGGCGTGCGCCCAGGCCGGCATGACCGCCAAGGCTTCACGGCAGAGTACCACCGCTACGGTGAGCTCAAGAACGAGCTTACGCGCCGTTCCCAGAAGTAG
- a CDS encoding conserved hypothetical protein (previous protein_id=AAZ14260.1) yields MQRKYTNAQALAVYQALQQSGGLSALEDDTATALYLSQNAAATGELNFTPGLLERLTKRLDKGGMVLDPFCSYDYADRRHIRNFSMSIPIPFSAFDGIRCSKHQVQLTAAQEENVLKSFDKLLNGEDVKKSGTTPAAKGAREISVALPFVSAFFDQRCPELHSSVLTGSREGATYLLLSVITGHKELCAKCLKAGANPNNMSFLRDESPAPGDMFHGYSPVFMAVLAEQVEILELLCSCGGSIHVYDRWGRTPLHAAMAVESTSTVQWLLAKGAPLYVPDGFGILPADSCVGTQYAEYSMPMLALQEQPKCPPPSYFAEAAKSWAAPERESKTTAEKEPKKDTAATSSGASAAEGETKMELCRCRSGRPVGFCGCIDDMLVRWARDRLNTEWSPGVNFSALAKKQAFAEEERKRTTYSAGGSRGVKS; encoded by the coding sequence atgCAGCGCAAGTATACCAACGCGCAGGCGTTGGCAGTCTaccaggcgctgcagcagagcggCGGCCTCAGTGCCCTTGAGGacgacaccgccacggcgctgtATCTTTCGCAGAAtgcggccgccaccggtgAGCTCAACTTCACGCCTGGGCTACTGGAGCGACTGACGAAGCGACTCGACAAGGGCGGCATGGTGCTGGACCCCTTCTGCTCGTACGACTACGCCGACCGCCGCCACATCCGCAACTTCTCCATGTCGATCCCCATTCCCTTTAGTGCCTTTGACGGCATCCGCTGCAGCAAGCATCAAGTGCAGCTCACCGCGGCACAGGAGGAGAATGTTCTGAAGTCGTTCGACAAGTTGCTTAACGGCGAGGACGTCAAGAAGAGTGGTACGACCCCAGCGGCGAAAGGCGCGCGAGAGATAtctgtggcgctgccgttTGTGAGCGCCTTCTTCGACCAGCGCTGCCCGGAACTGCACAGCAGCGTACTGACGGGCTCGCGCGAGGGGGCGACGTACCTTCTTCTGTCCGTAATCACCGGTCACAAGGAGCTTTGCGCCAAGTGCCTCAAGGCCGGTGCCAACCCGAACAATATGTCATTTCTTCGAGACgagtcgccggcgccgggtGACATGTTCCATGGGTACAGTCCGGTTTTcatggcggtgctggcggagcaggTTGAGATTCTGGAgctgctgtgcagctgcggaggCAGCATTCACGTGTACGACCGCTGGGGCCGCACCCCTCTGCACGCTGCCATGGCGGTAGAAAGCACCTCGACGGTGCAGTGGCTGCTGGCGAAAGGCGCGCCTCTGTACGTGCCAGATGGCTTCGGCATTCTCCCGGCTGACAGCTGCGTCGGCACACAGTACGCCGAATACTCGATGCCCATgttggcgctgcaggagcagccAAAGTGCCCACCGCCGAGCTACTTCGCCGAGGCTGCGAAGAGCTGGGCCGCCCCGGAGCGAGAGAGCAAAACCACGGCCGAGAAGGAACCAAAGAAGGAcacggccgccaccagcTCTGGTGCATCGGCCGCTGAGGGAGAGACTAAAATGGAGctgtgccgctgtcgctccGGTCGTCCAGTAGGGTTCTGCGGCTGCATCGACGACATGCTTGTCCGGTGGGCGCGCGACCGCCTGAACACGGAGTGGAGCCCCGGTGTGAACTTTAGCGCTCTCGCAAAGAAGCAGGCGTTTGCCGAAGAGGAGCGAAAGCGAACGACTTACAGCGCAGGCGGCAGCCGAGGTGTTAAGTCCTAA
- a CDS encoding putative serine palmitoyltransferase (previous protein_id=AAZ14261.1) — MSEAALKREIALQEASDVVDNKSRVLPKSPADTRERTHEVVAATEPFEHPISLRSKVSAYVTLALLFLFARLRESYRQFFPNDESHVRPGYAPIVKDFDHYWNRRFYRRVRDCFMRPIDSRPSRVIGVMERVSKDNNQTFEYSGRIVPAVNMGSYNYLGFAEDTQSITHEVLDSIDDYGLASCSAPQGLGQSALVSRLEHEFAEFLGKEDAIVCGMGFATNFRGLPTLFGKETLVLSDSLNHSSLVNGVRSSGAKVKVFQHNHFGQVEKCLREGVVLGQDPCGEYKPYKRIVIIIEGIYSMEGEIVNLKKFVELKKKYKALLFVDEAHSIGAIGRTGRGVCEHTGVDPKDVDVLMGTFTKSFGSIGGYIAADKTLVRYLRQHSSIALHCDPLAPPCAQQVLSVLHVLLGKDGTDLGEKRIRQLKDNSSFFRRGLMDLGLVVLGDDSSPVVPVMCYSIGRLSALSRLCLERGVAIVIVGYPATPLLQGRVRFCVSACHTREDLQRTLDVIRELKGYVCMEDSTNPLR; from the coding sequence atgagcgaggcggcgctgaagcgcGAGATTGCCTTGCAAGAGGCGTCTGATGTAGTGGACAACAAGTCGCGGGTACTCCCCAAGTCCCCGGCCGACACAAGGGAGAGAACGCACGAGGTGGTCGCCGCCACGGAGCCGTTCGAACATCCCATCTCTCTGCGCTCCAAGGTGTCGGCCTACGTCACCCTCGCCCTGCTCTTCTTATTCGCGCGCTTGCGTGAGAGCTATCGCCAGTTCTTCCCGAACGATGAGAGCCATGTGCGCCCCGGCTACGCCCCCATCGTGAAGGACTTCGATCACTACTGGAACCGCCGCTTTTACCGCCGCGTCCGCGACTGCTTCATGCGCCCCATCGACTCTCGCCCTTCGCGTGTGATTGGAGTGATGGAGCGCGTGTCGAAGGACAACAACCAAACGTTCGAGTACAGCGGTCGCATCGTGCCCGCGGTGAACATGGGCTCGTACAACTACCTTGGGTTCGCCGAGGACACGCAGAGCATCACGCACGAGGTCCTAGATTCGATCGACGACTACGGCCTCGCCTCATGTAGCGCGCCACAGGGGTTGGGCCAGAGCGCCCTCGTGTCTCGCCTCGAGCACGAGTTCGCCGAGTTCCTCGGAAAGGAGGATGCCATCGTGTGCGGCATGGGCTTCGCCACGAACTTCCGCGGCCTCCCCACCCTCTTCGGCAAGGAAACGCTGGTGCTCTCTGACAGCCTCAACCACTCCTCGCTTGTCAACGGCGTGCGTTCGTCTGGCGCAAAGGTCAAAGTCTTCCAGCACAACCACTTTGGTCAGGTGGAGAAGTGCCTGCGCGAGGGCGTAGTGCTCGGCCAGGACCCATGCGGCGAGTACAAGCCGTACAAGCGCATCGTCATCATCATTGAGGGCATCTACAGCATGGAGGGCGAGATCGTCAACCTCAAGAAGTTCGTGGAGCTGAAGAAGAAGTACAAGGCTCTGCTCTTCGTGGACGAGGCGCACTCCATTGGCGCTATTGGCCGCACTGGTCGCGGTGTGTGCGAGCACACCGGCGTCGACCCCAAGGACGTTGACGTGCTCATGGGTACCTTCACGAAGAGCTTCGGCTCCATCGGCGGCTACATCGCAGCCGACAAGACGCTCGTTCGCTACCTCCGCCAGCATAGTTCTATTGCCCTGCACTGCGATCCTCTGGCACCGCCgtgtgcgcagcaggtgctgtcggtgctgcacgTGCTGCTCGGTAAGGACGGTACGGACCTCGGCGAGAAGCGCATCCGTCAGCTCAAAGATAACTCGTCATTTTTTCGTCGCGGGCTGATGGACCTAGGCCTCGTGGTGCTCGGCGATGACAGCAGCCCGGTGGTGCCGGTGATGTGCTACAGTATCGGCAGGCTTAGCGCCCTCTCCCGCCTGTGCCTGGAGCGCGGTGTCGCTATCGTCATCGTCGGCTAcccggcgacgccgctccTGCAGGGCCGCGTGCGCTTTTGCGTCTCGGCCTGCCACACGCGCGAGGACCTGCAGCGCACCCTTGATGTGATAAGGGAGCTCAAGGGCTACGTCTGCATGGAAGACAGCACGAACCCGCTGCGGTAA
- a CDS encoding 3-keto-dihydrosphingosine reductase (previous protein_id=AAZ14262.1) produces the protein MLALFVAVAAVLGTSLVLVALWAVQRVPRWEWESSTVLITGGSVGIGLATAKSLARKKVPFLVLAARRESVLREAVQQVEKVIGECRSCTRVSYVVMDVVDEASVTAGLARAKRQCDGRPINLLICNAGFAHPARFVDSAMTHARQMMEVNYFGCLAVLWKVLPEMLEMNQGRVVLASSMAARAPIAGYALYSATKAGLRAFAHSLDMENSCLGVRVQVVSPPDVATPGYAHENEVKSPECAAISSFGGAKPFTAEAMAQAIVDGIADYSFDITLGSDGRLLSYGSAGMEPATSVAALLVQSVLGGVLRLGLAVFSKIHYGIVTKVRLSEASSAPSPR, from the coding sequence ATGTTGGCCTTGTTtgttgctgtggctgcggtcCTCGGCACATCGCTTGTGTTGGTTGCGTTGTGGGCAGTGCAGCGCGTTCCGAGGTGGGAGTGGGAGTCCTCAACAGTGCTCATcactggcggcagcgtcggcatTGGCCTTGCCACTGCCAAAAGCCTCGCACGCAAAAAAGTGCCATTCCTCGTCCTCGCAGCGCGTCGCGAGTCTGTGCTGCGAGAAGCAGTGCAGCAGGTGGAGAAAGTCATCGGCGAatgccgcagctgcacacgtGTGTCATATGTAGTAATGGATGTTGTGGACGAAGCCTCGGTCACTGCAGGCCTTGCCCGTGCCAAAAGGCAGTGCGACGGGCGCCCCATTAACCTTCTCATCTGCAACGCCGGTTTTGCGCATCCTGCTCGTTTTGTGGACAGCGCGATGACGCACGCTCGGCAGATGATGGAGGTGAACTACTTTGGATGTCTGGCAGTGCTGTGGAAGGTGCTGCCGGAGATGCTGGAGATGAATCAGGGCCGCGTTGTGCTGGCGAGCAGCATGGCGGCCCGGGCACCAATTGCAGGATACGCCTTGTACAGTGCTACCAAGGCTGGGCTGCGTGCCTTTGCCCACAGCCTGGACATGGAGAACAGTTGTctcggcgtgcgcgtgcaggtTGTAAGCCCGCCGGACGTGGCGACACCTGGGTACGCGCACGAAAACGAGGTCAAGAGCCCCGAGTGCGCCGCCATCTCGTCGTTCGGGGGTGCAAAGCCGTTCACAGCAGAGGCAATGGCGCAGGCTATCGTCGATGGCATCGCGGACTACTCGTTCGACATCACGCTTGGGTCGGATGGCAGGCTGCTCAGCTACGGCTCTGCCGGCATGGAACCGGCGACGAGTGTGGCAGCGCTGTTAGTGCAGTCTGTGCTCGGCGGCGTGCTGCGACTCGGACTGGCGGTGTTCTCTAAGATACACTACGGCATTGTGACGAAGGTGCGCCTGTCGGAGGCGTCGTCAGCCCCGTCGCCACGCTGA